In the genome of Desulfobulbaceae bacterium, one region contains:
- a CDS encoding LysM peptidoglycan-binding domain-containing protein — protein sequence MSIMGLHAPIELKNYPRTSTSPYNYSMISMKQFTLLVTSSIFLMMLIVLAPTPGAAQKDPFPTYSCIESNVTFWKKVYGKYSSSQGLIHDKNNIAIIYEIISLHSSDTPEGQQANECNITAIKEKYQAILSRLAQGQIPSTPEEKRVAGLFGPHTKPATFLTAADNIRFQRGISDRFSAGIIRSGRYLSHIKKILNSYNLPTDLAYLPHVESSFDYQAYSKVGAAGIWQFMPSTGRQFLTINNSVDERRDPLVATHAAAQFLKGNYRKLESWPLALTAYNHGPAAMQRAKNALGTYEAIFQKYDGSRFGFASKNFYAGFIAARDVARNYQQYFPGLQMDPPVSIKNIRVKQATGLQILAGQFKISPTVLADLNPALTPSVISGKHYVPKGYLLNLPQTAHSSPASLSAKTSKRKPEIQKVAKIHMVKQGETIHKIAERYGVSRRELIAHNQLNNAEVIIVGQSLKIPSRALKKTTM from the coding sequence ATGTCCATCATGGGTTTACATGCCCCAATAGAACTTAAAAACTATCCTCGCACCTCAACATCGCCCTATAACTATTCAATGATCTCAATGAAACAGTTCACACTCCTTGTTACCTCAAGCATCTTCCTTATGATGCTCATCGTGCTTGCACCCACCCCAGGCGCTGCCCAAAAAGACCCATTCCCGACCTACTCCTGCATCGAATCAAATGTTACCTTCTGGAAGAAAGTCTACGGCAAATACTCCTCATCGCAGGGCCTCATCCACGACAAAAACAATATCGCCATCATCTACGAGATTATCAGCCTGCACAGCTCGGACACCCCCGAGGGTCAACAGGCCAATGAGTGTAACATCACAGCCATCAAGGAAAAATACCAGGCTATCCTCTCCAGATTGGCCCAAGGACAGATTCCGTCAACTCCTGAAGAGAAAAGGGTCGCCGGCCTGTTCGGGCCACACACTAAACCTGCCACCTTTCTGACCGCAGCAGACAATATCCGTTTTCAGCGCGGCATCAGTGATCGTTTCAGCGCCGGGATTATTCGCTCCGGACGCTACCTGTCCCATATCAAAAAAATTCTCAACAGCTACAATCTCCCCACTGACCTGGCCTACCTCCCCCACGTTGAATCATCCTTTGACTACCAGGCATACTCCAAGGTTGGAGCGGCCGGAATCTGGCAATTCATGCCATCCACTGGCCGCCAGTTCCTGACTATTAACAACTCTGTGGACGAGCGCAGAGACCCCTTAGTGGCCACCCATGCCGCAGCCCAGTTTCTTAAAGGCAATTACCGCAAACTAGAGAGCTGGCCCCTGGCCCTGACTGCATACAACCACGGGCCAGCCGCCATGCAACGAGCCAAAAATGCATTAGGCACCTACGAGGCTATTTTTCAAAAATATGACGGCAGTCGTTTCGGCTTCGCCTCCAAAAACTTTTATGCCGGATTCATCGCCGCTCGTGATGTTGCCCGTAATTATCAGCAGTACTTTCCCGGCCTGCAAATGGATCCTCCTGTATCAATAAAAAATATCCGAGTGAAACAAGCCACCGGCCTCCAGATCCTGGCAGGGCAATTCAAGATCAGCCCCACCGTTCTGGCCGATCTGAATCCCGCCCTCACACCATCAGTCATCAGCGGCAAACACTATGTCCCCAAAGGCTATCTCCTCAATCTTCCCCAAACAGCCCACAGCTCCCCTGCCTCCCTGTCAGCCAAAACATCAAAAAGGAAACCTGAGATACAGAAAGTGGCGAAAATTCACATGGTCAAGCAAGGAGAAACTATCCACAAGATCGCTGAACGCTATGGAGTCAGCAGACGGGAACTGATCGCCCATAACCAGCTCAACAACGCCGAAGTTATCATAGTCGGTCAATCCCTGAAAATCCCAAGCCGCGCCTTAAAAAAAACCACCATGTAA
- a CDS encoding YhbY family RNA-binding protein, which yields MPSRGGTMAIKKIKIPKLNSKELRYLRGVGHHLAVLGMIGKEGITDNLVKAVGDNLTAHELVKIRIQDTCTMEREEAVAQLAAAAGAAVVQILGKTALLYRPNPDLAEDKKISL from the coding sequence ATGCCCTCTCGTGGAGGCACCATGGCGATAAAAAAAATCAAGATACCGAAACTCAACAGTAAAGAACTCCGTTATCTGCGAGGCGTGGGACATCATCTTGCTGTTCTCGGCATGATCGGCAAGGAGGGAATCACTGACAACCTGGTGAAGGCTGTTGGTGATAACCTTACTGCTCATGAACTGGTTAAGATCAGGATTCAGGATACCTGCACCATGGAGCGTGAGGAGGCGGTGGCCCAACTGGCCGCCGCTGCAGGGGCTGCGGTGGTGCAGATTCTTGGTAAAACCGCGCTGCTTTATCGTCCCAATCCCGATCTTGCTGAGGATAAGAAGATTTCCCTCTAG
- the efp gene encoding elongation factor P has protein sequence MYTAADLKKGLKLEIDGNPYIITDFQFAKPGKGQALYRTKMRNMVNGNMLERTFRSNDKFKKADLEERNMQYLYSQGEEFVFMDNQSFEQIHITREQLGDCINFMVDNMDAQVLLFQGAPIGVTLPISVALRVIKADPWAKGDTSGTDTKPVTIETGYELQVPPFVNEGDLIQIDTRTGEYMTRVKE, from the coding sequence ATGTATACCGCCGCGGACCTGAAAAAAGGCCTTAAACTCGAGATAGACGGCAATCCGTATATCATCACCGACTTCCAATTCGCCAAGCCAGGCAAAGGCCAGGCCCTATACCGCACCAAGATGCGCAACATGGTCAACGGCAACATGCTGGAACGAACCTTTCGTTCCAACGACAAATTCAAAAAGGCCGACCTTGAAGAACGGAACATGCAATACCTCTACTCCCAAGGTGAAGAGTTCGTCTTCATGGACAACCAGAGCTTCGAACAGATCCACATCACCCGTGAGCAGCTGGGAGATTGCATCAACTTCATGGTCGATAACATGGACGCCCAGGTTCTACTGTTCCAAGGCGCTCCCATCGGTGTCACCCTGCCGATTTCGGTAGCCCTGCGAGTAATCAAGGCCGATCCTTGGGCCAAGGGAGACACCTCCGGCACCGACACCAAGCCCGTTACTATTGAGACCGGTTACGAGCTGCAAGTGCCTCCTTTTGTCAACGAGGGAGATCTTATTCAGATTGATACCCGTACCGGTGAATACATGACCCGGGTCAAAGAATAG
- a CDS encoding 8-oxo-dGTP diphosphatase, with translation MHYTPIIGTLGFVLSPDRQQTLLVHRTSRVHDPHFGKFNGLGGKMRAGEDVVACMKREILEESGLICLQMALRGTISWPGFGANGEDWLGFIFRIDRFSGVPYCENEEGPLAWRLISGLAELPMWEGDRHFLPLIFDQDPRAFHGVMPYVDGRPVSWSYSRI, from the coding sequence ATGCACTATACGCCCATTATCGGCACATTAGGTTTTGTCCTGTCCCCTGACCGGCAGCAGACCCTGTTGGTGCATCGCACCAGTCGCGTTCATGATCCCCATTTCGGCAAGTTTAACGGTTTAGGGGGGAAGATGCGAGCGGGTGAGGATGTGGTTGCCTGCATGAAACGGGAAATTCTGGAAGAGTCGGGACTGATCTGCCTGCAGATGGCCCTGCGGGGTACCATCAGTTGGCCAGGTTTTGGTGCAAATGGCGAGGACTGGCTTGGATTTATCTTCCGGATTGATCGCTTTTCCGGAGTGCCGTACTGTGAAAACGAGGAGGGGCCGTTGGCTTGGCGTTTAATCAGCGGGTTGGCTGAACTTCCCATGTGGGAGGGGGATCGTCATTTTTTACCCTTGATCTTTGATCAGGATCCGAGAGCATTTCACGGTGTTATGCCCTATGTGGATGGCCGACCAGTCAGCTGGAGTTATTCCCGCATTTGA
- the genX gene encoding EF-P lysine aminoacylase GenX, whose protein sequence is MLKERAAIIQAVRSFFIDHGFLEVETPIRIPAPAPEAHIEPEPSGDWYLQTSPELCMKRLLAGGCPQIFQICKCFRRHERGDRHLPEMTMLEWYRAGADYRDLMTDCEGLFAALNAGRRLAQLDAGQPIDLTPPWPRLTLAEAFRLYAPISLTEAMAQGCFEEVLVCSVEPRLGHGFPVFLCDYPASQASLASLHPDNPEIAQRFELYYNGVELANGFTELTDAREQRHRFEVEQDHIHSQGRVPPPMPEPFLTDLCRMPPAAGIALGIDRLVMLLTGATNINQVVTFPPEGL, encoded by the coding sequence ATGTTAAAAGAGCGTGCTGCCATCATCCAGGCGGTACGCTCTTTTTTTATTGATCACGGCTTTCTGGAAGTAGAAACCCCGATCCGGATTCCAGCCCCGGCTCCGGAGGCCCATATCGAACCGGAGCCCTCAGGCGACTGGTACCTACAAACCTCGCCCGAGCTTTGCATGAAGCGCCTCCTTGCCGGGGGCTGCCCTCAAATTTTTCAAATCTGCAAGTGCTTTCGCCGTCACGAACGGGGAGACCGCCACCTGCCTGAGATGACCATGCTTGAGTGGTATCGTGCAGGTGCCGATTACCGCGACCTGATGACCGACTGCGAGGGATTGTTTGCCGCGCTGAACGCCGGCAGACGGCTTGCCCAACTAGACGCTGGCCAGCCAATTGACCTTACACCACCCTGGCCCCGGCTTACTCTGGCCGAGGCATTTCGACTCTATGCCCCGATATCTCTGACAGAGGCCATGGCACAAGGGTGTTTCGAAGAGGTCCTGGTCTGCTCGGTCGAACCCCGGCTGGGACATGGCTTCCCGGTCTTTCTCTGCGACTATCCGGCCAGTCAAGCCTCCCTGGCATCACTCCACCCGGACAATCCAGAGATCGCTCAACGATTTGAGCTTTATTATAACGGTGTGGAATTAGCCAACGGATTTACTGAATTGACCGATGCGAGAGAACAACGGCATCGTTTTGAAGTTGAGCAGGATCACATCCACAGCCAAGGCAGAGTACCGCCCCCCATGCCTGAGCCGTTCCTTACCGATCTCTGCCGGATGCCACCTGCCGCCGGCATTGCCCTCGGCATCGACCGCCTGGTCATGCTGCTGACCGGGGCCACAAATATCAATCAGGTCGTGACCTTCCCGCCAGAGGGGCTTTAA
- a CDS encoding mechanosensitive ion channel, with product MGALEKYSDKAIELFLTYAPKLVLAIATLVIGLWIIGTVVTITQKALEKSKTDKTLVPFITSLTSLLLKMLLFISVASMVGIATTSFVAVLGAAGLAIGLALQGSLANFAGGVLILVFKPYAVGDLVEAQGHIGVVKELQIFNTILLTANNRRIIIPNGAMSNGSITNYSSEGKLRVDLTFGIAYDSDVQKAKTLLMDLVIADPRVLKTPAPQVAVSALADSSVNIVVRPWCDFKDYWDVYFDTTEKAKSVLEGNGISIPFPQRDVHLHQVSA from the coding sequence ATGGGGGCATTAGAGAAATATTCAGATAAGGCGATTGAACTGTTCCTGACATACGCGCCTAAATTGGTGCTGGCGATCGCCACTCTGGTTATCGGGCTCTGGATTATCGGCACTGTCGTAACTATTACTCAAAAAGCCCTTGAAAAATCGAAGACTGACAAAACCTTGGTGCCGTTTATTACCAGTCTGACCTCATTGCTGCTCAAGATGTTATTGTTTATCAGTGTCGCTTCAATGGTCGGAATTGCCACCACCTCTTTTGTTGCTGTTCTTGGTGCGGCAGGACTTGCCATTGGACTCGCGCTGCAAGGAAGTCTGGCGAATTTTGCCGGCGGTGTCTTGATTCTTGTCTTCAAACCTTATGCTGTTGGCGATTTGGTTGAAGCTCAGGGGCATATTGGTGTGGTCAAGGAGTTGCAGATCTTTAATACCATTTTGCTGACAGCAAATAACCGGAGGATTATAATTCCCAATGGCGCAATGTCAAACGGTAGTATTACCAACTATTCCTCAGAAGGAAAGTTGAGGGTTGATCTGACTTTTGGCATTGCTTATGACTCAGATGTACAAAAAGCCAAAACCCTGCTTATGGACCTGGTGATAGCAGATCCTCGGGTGTTAAAAACGCCCGCCCCTCAGGTCGCGGTTTCGGCGTTGGCAGATAGTTCAGTCAATATCGTGGTTCGACCGTGGTGCGATTTCAAGGATTATTGGGACGTGTATTTTGATACCACTGAAAAGGCTAAATCTGTTCTAGAAGGCAATGGCATCTCCATTCCGTTTCCCCAGCGGGATGTTCATCTTCATCAGGTTTCGGCTTGA
- the pepN gene encoding aminopeptidase N, whose translation MSTLPQPVLLKDYRPFPFHIATVDLCCNLFEDHALITATMTVSAIDTDAAALRLDGRELELIAIAIDGQELSAAEYQLDSVSLIITAPAPQFTVTITSRIKPQTNTSLEGLYRSHGMFCTQCEAEGFRKITFFPDRPDVLSRFTTTIEADQTRYPVLLANGNLISTTSKNGRHTATWQDPFAKPCYLFAMVAGNLAVLRDQFITRSGRTVTLEIYTELHNADKCEHAMRSLQKAMAWDENRFSLEYDLDQYMIVAVDDFNAGAMENKGLNIFNSKFILARPETATDHDYQGIEAVVAHEYFHNWTGNRVTCRDWFQLSLKEGLTVFRDQEFSADTNSRAVHRIHDVSMLRNHQFPEDAGPMAHPVRPESYIEINNFYTLTVYEKGAEVIRMLHTILGEERFQRGMKIYLEQHDGGAATTDDFVAAMEKTLQENTRSAPLDLSQFKRWYEQAGTPQLTITSTYDPYAQTFHLTIRQEPSPRAGDQAAMLHIPVVFGLLGPDGKDMPLSDGHGEAFDPAATTILHIREAKQTFTFTGIKTQPVPSLLRGFSAPVRLNYEYSDNDLRFLLLHDQDSFNRWEAGQRLFIKTLLTAVEDLQAGREMLFDPTLEDLVRGVLAPAFHHDKSFIAQTLTLPSEEYLAELVTEIDVDAIHGAREFLRRELGARLRGLWLDTYEANQTPTSSHYDPSLAGPRRLKNLCLHYLLAAPDLNAIELCLRQFHSADNMTDQIASLNALIHTGDTAADLALEVFYQKWQKETLVLDKWFALQATVPLPGALNRVKDLLLHEAFDIKNPNKVRALIGAFATNQVCFHDQSGTGYQFLADQILTLDPINPHIAARLTGKFAPWRRHIASRQALIQSQLQRILAHPGLSKGVYEVASRTLG comes from the coding sequence ATGAGCACTCTTCCTCAGCCAGTCTTGTTAAAAGACTACCGACCGTTCCCCTTCCACATTGCAACCGTTGACCTCTGCTGCAACCTGTTTGAGGATCACGCCCTGATCACCGCAACCATGACCGTCAGCGCCATTGACACCGATGCTGCCGCCCTGCGCTTGGATGGCCGAGAACTTGAATTAATCGCCATTGCCATAGACGGCCAAGAGCTTTCTGCCGCGGAGTATCAACTCGACAGCGTTTCCCTGATCATTACCGCGCCCGCACCGCAATTTACGGTAACCATCACATCTCGGATCAAACCTCAAACAAACACCTCGCTAGAAGGTCTGTACCGCTCGCACGGCATGTTCTGCACCCAGTGCGAGGCGGAAGGTTTCCGTAAAATTACCTTCTTCCCGGATCGCCCTGATGTCTTAAGTCGCTTTACCACCACTATTGAGGCTGACCAGACCCGCTATCCAGTCCTCCTGGCCAACGGCAACCTCATCAGCACGACCTCCAAAAACGGTCGCCACACCGCAACCTGGCAGGACCCTTTTGCCAAGCCCTGCTACCTCTTTGCCATGGTCGCCGGCAACTTAGCGGTACTCCGTGATCAATTCATCACCAGAAGCGGTCGCACCGTAACACTTGAGATCTACACCGAGCTCCATAACGCCGACAAATGCGAACACGCCATGCGTTCTCTGCAAAAAGCCATGGCTTGGGACGAAAACCGCTTCAGCCTGGAGTACGACCTAGACCAATACATGATCGTAGCCGTGGACGATTTCAATGCCGGGGCTATGGAAAACAAGGGGCTCAATATTTTCAATTCAAAATTCATTTTGGCCAGACCGGAAACCGCCACCGACCACGACTATCAGGGGATTGAAGCAGTAGTGGCCCACGAGTATTTCCACAACTGGACCGGCAACCGGGTAACCTGCCGAGACTGGTTCCAGCTCAGCCTCAAGGAAGGGTTGACCGTATTCCGTGATCAGGAGTTCTCTGCCGACACCAACTCGCGGGCCGTACACAGAATCCATGATGTATCGATGCTACGCAATCACCAATTTCCCGAAGACGCTGGCCCCATGGCCCACCCGGTGCGACCGGAATCGTATATAGAAATCAATAATTTCTATACCCTCACCGTTTACGAGAAGGGAGCAGAAGTGATCCGGATGCTGCACACCATTCTAGGAGAAGAACGCTTTCAACGCGGGATGAAAATCTACCTTGAACAGCACGATGGCGGCGCTGCCACCACCGATGACTTTGTCGCTGCCATGGAAAAGACGCTGCAAGAAAACACCCGTAGCGCCCCCCTTGACTTAAGCCAGTTCAAACGCTGGTATGAACAAGCAGGCACACCACAACTCACTATCACCTCAACCTACGACCCTTATGCACAAACCTTCCACCTGACCATCCGCCAAGAGCCCTCACCAAGAGCAGGCGACCAGGCTGCCATGCTCCACATTCCCGTTGTCTTCGGCCTCCTCGGACCCGATGGCAAGGATATGCCCCTGTCCGATGGCCATGGGGAAGCTTTCGACCCTGCTGCAACCACCATTCTCCATATCCGCGAGGCCAAACAGACCTTCACCTTCACCGGTATCAAGACGCAACCCGTACCCTCTCTCCTGCGCGGATTTTCAGCCCCGGTGCGCCTGAACTACGAGTATAGCGACAACGATTTGCGCTTTCTCCTCCTTCACGACCAAGACTCCTTCAACCGCTGGGAGGCAGGACAACGGCTCTTTATCAAAACACTCCTTACTGCCGTCGAAGATCTGCAAGCGGGACGAGAGATGCTCTTTGACCCAACGCTCGAAGACCTGGTCCGAGGTGTACTGGCCCCAGCGTTTCATCACGACAAATCTTTTATCGCCCAGACCCTGACCCTGCCCAGCGAAGAGTATCTGGCAGAACTGGTTACTGAGATTGATGTCGACGCTATCCACGGCGCCCGCGAATTTCTACGCCGAGAGTTAGGCGCTCGGCTACGGGGTCTCTGGCTCGACACCTATGAAGCAAACCAGACCCCGACTTCCTCACATTATGACCCAAGCCTTGCCGGTCCGCGCCGCCTGAAAAATCTCTGTCTGCATTATCTCTTGGCCGCGCCTGATCTCAATGCAATCGAACTCTGCCTTAGGCAATTTCACTCGGCAGACAACATGACCGACCAGATAGCCTCACTGAACGCCTTAATCCATACGGGAGACACTGCCGCGGACCTGGCGCTGGAGGTCTTTTATCAAAAGTGGCAGAAAGAGACCCTGGTCCTGGACAAATGGTTTGCCCTCCAGGCCACAGTTCCTTTGCCCGGCGCCCTCAATCGAGTCAAGGACCTTCTCCTGCACGAAGCCTTCGACATCAAGAACCCCAACAAGGTTCGAGCCTTAATCGGGGCCTTCGCCACCAATCAAGTCTGCTTCCATGATCAATCCGGGACTGGATATCAGTTTCTGGCAGACCAGATCCTAACCCTCGACCCTATCAACCCCCACATTGCCGCCCGTTTAACCGGAAAATTTGCTCCCTGGCGACGGCACATAGCAAGTCGTCAAGCCTTAATCCAAAGCCAACTCCAGCGGATTCTAGCCCACCCTGGCCTCTCCAAGGGAGTGTACGAGGTAGCTTCACGTACCCTTGGCTAA
- a CDS encoding diguanylate cyclase, with amino-acid sequence MSILIVDDSPPVLRLLQSILHRSGYPETICADSGEAALRQLGIEPYSTTKPSIDCILLDIVMPGMDGIEVCRRIKAHPDYLDIPVVMVTVRDEPETLHDAFMAGAHDYITKPARELELVARLNASIALKNEIKTRKQREADLLRATEELAEANKLLAELTITDDLTKVGNHRYFSGCLDKEWRRLFRDAEPLSVIFVALDRFQEFNELLGRKKGEQCLQLVAQILQIPLRRTTDLLCRYGDSLFAILLPKTPLTGAQTVSRLIKQSIEELQITYHDGNTLSVSQGVATVTPSIEIAMDTLITMAHDALTTAQKAGGNQIVCAAPNNHPD; translated from the coding sequence ATGAGCATACTGATAGTAGATGATTCTCCCCCCGTCCTCCGGTTACTCCAATCGATTCTGCATCGATCAGGCTATCCAGAGACGATCTGCGCCGACAGCGGCGAGGCAGCCCTTCGCCAACTCGGCATTGAACCCTACTCAACAACCAAACCGTCCATTGACTGCATCCTGCTCGACATCGTAATGCCCGGCATGGACGGCATTGAGGTGTGTCGGCGGATCAAGGCACACCCCGACTATCTGGACATCCCGGTGGTCATGGTTACTGTCCGGGACGAGCCGGAGACCTTGCATGACGCCTTCATGGCCGGGGCTCATGACTATATCACCAAACCTGCCAGGGAACTTGAGCTAGTAGCCCGCCTCAACGCCTCCATCGCCCTGAAAAATGAAATCAAAACCCGCAAACAGAGGGAAGCCGACCTCCTTCGCGCCACTGAAGAGTTGGCAGAAGCCAATAAGTTGCTGGCAGAGCTAACTATCACCGACGACCTAACCAAGGTTGGCAACCATCGCTACTTCTCTGGCTGCCTGGACAAGGAGTGGCGACGCTTATTCCGGGATGCCGAGCCACTGTCCGTAATTTTCGTGGCTCTTGACCGCTTTCAAGAGTTCAATGAACTGCTGGGACGAAAGAAGGGAGAACAATGCCTTCAACTTGTCGCTCAAATCCTGCAGATCCCTCTCCGCCGAACAACAGACCTTCTCTGCCGCTACGGAGACAGCCTATTCGCCATCCTGCTACCGAAAACCCCGCTGACAGGCGCTCAGACAGTATCGAGACTAATCAAGCAGAGCATCGAAGAACTACAAATCACGTACCACGATGGCAACACGCTCAGTGTCAGCCAAGGCGTAGCGACAGTAACCCCTTCAATCGAGATAGCAATGGATACTCTAATTACCATGGCCCACGATGCCCTCACCACCGCGCAGAAGGCTGGAGGCAATCAGATTGTGTGCGCGGCCCCAAACAATCACCCGGACTAA
- the cmoA gene encoding carboxy-S-adenosyl-L-methionine synthase CmoA: MRDTLYNDPKVPVEDFQFSPKVAEVFDDMLERSVPFYKEITAMTASLLETFVLPGETVYDLGCSTGATLIELVRRLPHLGLQCVGIDSSAAMVEKATLKAEIYTKSERMRFVQADILSCPLEQPAAIFLNYTLQFVRPLQRPAFIERLHASLKPGGILVICEKTISHSPEFNRAYIGFYLDFKRRQGYSEIEIAKKREALENVLVPFSVPENLDLLRKAGFSQVETFFQWFNFSGFVARKEGGRQQSADCS; the protein is encoded by the coding sequence ATGCGAGATACACTGTACAACGATCCAAAAGTTCCGGTCGAAGATTTCCAGTTTTCGCCCAAGGTGGCTGAAGTCTTTGACGACATGCTGGAGCGCAGCGTGCCGTTTTATAAGGAGATCACGGCCATGACCGCCAGTCTCCTCGAGACCTTTGTCTTGCCTGGAGAAACTGTCTACGATCTTGGTTGTTCAACGGGAGCCACCTTGATTGAGCTTGTCCGTCGCTTGCCCCATCTTGGTTTGCAGTGTGTCGGAATCGACAGTTCTGCCGCCATGGTGGAGAAGGCGACCTTGAAGGCGGAGATATACACCAAGTCTGAACGGATGCGTTTTGTTCAGGCTGATATCCTCTCTTGTCCTCTTGAGCAGCCCGCAGCCATTTTCTTAAACTATACGCTGCAGTTTGTTCGTCCCTTGCAGCGTCCGGCCTTTATCGAGCGCTTGCACGCGTCCTTGAAGCCTGGTGGAATCTTGGTGATCTGCGAGAAGACGATCAGTCACAGTCCTGAGTTCAACCGTGCATACATTGGTTTTTATCTTGATTTCAAAAGGCGTCAGGGGTATTCGGAGATCGAAATCGCCAAAAAGCGTGAGGCCTTGGAGAATGTTCTGGTGCCTTTTTCTGTGCCAGAAAACCTGGATCTGTTGCGGAAGGCTGGGTTTTCTCAGGTTGAGACGTTTTTTCAGTGGTTTAATTTTTCCGGCTTTGTGGCCAGAAAAGAAGGTGGTCGGCAGCAATCAGCTGATTGCTCTTGA
- a CDS encoding cytochrome C: protein MKRKIAVGCLVVFSFGLAAVAVAGTGVFQVDKEFYPYYPSLLKWNKSSVNFTPPETCGECHEKQYKEWTGSVHALALKDPIYQGELNKAFKAVGHEISRQCEGCHSPAGVVTGEIKGPGLKELSPMAMAGVSCDICHSVSGVTHWQTPSHEPENGSLILTPGVDGKDGPVRIKRGPIKPADGCGDGFHECEESPLHLRAELCAGCHQVYHHDKHFPLEATYLEWKHGPYAQNEILCQDCHMVDTKTFLRSADTFQKPTREEYHHYFNGANYLLYSLASGAAKKAGDQELADNLTEKYQMAVDRLKAAADLEITPVYNNNILAEVKVRVKNIRAGHNLPTSLTNIRQMWLEITAWDEKGNILFTSGGLDGQGALPENVRVFNSDGMGSDFHFAVDPWVVTAFSRHDTIPPKGHKDVYYGINAPEGVKAVKVEAKLRYRQADQKIAEALLGAVPKDINLAEVYGLTSVPTLPVIDMVVKDVGLDAVKK, encoded by the coding sequence ATGAAACGAAAAATTGCGGTAGGGTGTCTGGTTGTCTTCAGTTTTGGTCTTGCGGCAGTGGCTGTTGCGGGGACGGGGGTCTTTCAGGTGGATAAGGAATTTTATCCCTATTATCCGTCGCTCTTGAAGTGGAATAAATCCAGTGTCAATTTCACCCCGCCGGAGACATGCGGCGAGTGTCACGAGAAGCAGTACAAGGAGTGGACCGGTTCTGTCCATGCGCTGGCTCTCAAGGATCCGATCTATCAGGGAGAGCTGAACAAGGCGTTTAAGGCTGTCGGTCATGAGATCAGCCGTCAATGTGAAGGCTGTCATTCGCCAGCGGGTGTGGTCACGGGCGAGATTAAGGGGCCTGGCCTCAAGGAACTCAGTCCCATGGCGATGGCTGGCGTCTCCTGCGATATCTGTCACTCAGTCAGTGGCGTCACTCATTGGCAGACGCCGTCTCATGAGCCGGAAAACGGCTCTTTGATCCTAACGCCCGGAGTCGATGGCAAGGACGGCCCGGTGCGGATCAAACGTGGACCGATTAAACCTGCTGATGGTTGCGGTGATGGGTTTCATGAGTGTGAAGAATCGCCTTTGCATCTTCGGGCTGAACTCTGCGCCGGGTGCCACCAAGTGTATCATCATGATAAGCATTTCCCTCTCGAGGCAACGTACCTGGAGTGGAAACATGGCCCATACGCCCAGAATGAGATCCTGTGTCAGGACTGTCACATGGTCGACACCAAGACCTTTCTCCGCTCAGCGGACACCTTTCAGAAGCCGACCCGTGAAGAGTATCACCATTACTTCAATGGCGCCAATTACCTGCTCTACTCCCTTGCCTCCGGAGCGGCCAAGAAGGCAGGTGATCAGGAGCTTGCCGACAACCTCACCGAGAAATATCAGATGGCGGTTGATCGTCTGAAGGCCGCTGCCGATCTTGAGATTACGCCAGTTTATAACAATAATATCCTTGCCGAGGTTAAAGTCCGGGTGAAGAATATCCGGGCGGGACATAATCTTCCCACCTCTCTCACTAATATTCGACAGATGTGGCTTGAAATTACGGCCTGGGATGAAAAGGGGAATATCTTGTTTACCAGCGGCGGGTTAGATGGCCAGGGGGCGTTGCCGGAAAATGTTCGGGTGTTCAACTCCGATGGTATGGGCAGTGATTTTCATTTTGCTGTTGATCCCTGGGTGGTTACCGCCTTTTCCAGGCATGACACTATCCCGCCTAAGGGGCATAAGGATGTGTATTACGGGATCAATGCGCCTGAAGGAGTCAAAGCTGTCAAAGTCGAGGCCAAGCTACGCTACCGTCAGGCCGATCAGAAGATTGCCGAAGCCTTGCTGGGCGCTGTGCCCAAGGATATCAATCTTGCCGAAGTCTATGGTCTGACCTCGGTGCCGACCCTGCCAGTAATTGATATGGTGGTGAAGGATGTAGGTCTTGACGCAGTTAAGAAATAA